In a genomic window of Pedobacter sp. KBS0701:
- the uvrA gene encoding excinuclease ABC subunit UvrA, producing the protein MAKENKTDVIRVKGAREHNLKDISLEIPRDKLVVFTGVSGSGKSSLAFGTLYAEAQRRYLESVSPYARRLFNQMNVPEVDSIEGLPPAVALQQQRSGTSTRSSVGSVTTLSNLLRMLFSRAGDYPPGQSIIYAEGFSYNTPEGACQECHGMGSVFEVNEETMVPDDTLSIRAGAIASWPRAWQGQNQRDILVSLGYDVDTAWKKLPKKQRDWILFTEETPTAPVYPGLSPEDTRLAIAKKRQPDYMGTFIGARAYVLKTFSSSQSELMKKRVSKYMISKICPVCAGKRLKKEALSVKFKGRDIAETSGMTLAELSKLFSEPAKNEKFVKPQEKQLVIQRISTDIRSRIGVMLELGLGYLTLDRSTPTLSPGELQRLRLSTQVHSNLFGVVYVLDEPSAGLHPADTEALLRILEKLKSEGNSIFVVEHEIEVIKRADWIIDVGPGAGEQGGQIIYSGTVAGLKKNTASLTGRFLSGTSSSPEHKPRTSTGQLQVRGATKHNLRNVDVDFPLGVMTCVTGISGSGKSSLVSQVLVELLSKQLGMKTELPSEPTGEGPVVDSSQPASGKIIGGAGQITRMVVVDQRPIGRTPRSNLATYTGLFDHIRKRFANTLSAKKRRYDAGRFSFNLVKGRCPNCQGEGFVMVELLFLPSVYTPCPACGGTRYNPETLEVTYKDKNIAQVLEMTVEEACNFFDEDLQIYQALDVVREVGLGYLRLGQSATELSGGEAQRIKLATELQKSNKGSSLYILDEPTTGLHPSDVERLLLQLNRLVDSGNTVIVVEHDMQLIAQSDWVIDIGPGAGHFGGKVVFSGLPEALCKNSDSKTAPYLKAYKNQ; encoded by the coding sequence ATGGCGAAAGAGAACAAGACCGATGTAATCCGGGTAAAAGGTGCGAGGGAACATAATTTAAAAGATATTTCCCTTGAGATTCCCCGGGATAAACTGGTTGTATTTACGGGTGTCTCAGGATCAGGGAAATCATCCCTTGCGTTCGGTACACTCTATGCAGAAGCGCAGCGGCGCTATCTCGAATCCGTTTCGCCTTATGCGCGCAGGCTTTTTAACCAGATGAATGTTCCCGAAGTAGACTCAATCGAGGGACTACCTCCCGCAGTTGCCCTACAACAGCAGCGTTCCGGGACTTCCACCAGATCTTCGGTTGGCAGCGTAACTACTTTATCGAACTTACTTAGAATGCTTTTCTCTCGCGCCGGAGACTATCCACCCGGTCAATCCATCATCTATGCCGAGGGCTTTTCTTATAACACACCTGAAGGTGCCTGCCAGGAATGTCACGGTATGGGCAGTGTCTTCGAGGTCAATGAAGAAACGATGGTACCGGACGATACGCTCAGCATCAGAGCAGGCGCAATTGCATCCTGGCCACGGGCATGGCAGGGTCAAAACCAGCGGGACATCTTAGTATCGCTGGGTTACGATGTCGATACTGCCTGGAAAAAATTACCAAAAAAGCAAAGGGATTGGATACTGTTTACTGAAGAAACCCCTACAGCTCCCGTTTATCCCGGCCTTTCACCGGAGGACACCCGATTAGCAATTGCAAAAAAGCGGCAGCCGGATTATATGGGCACCTTCATTGGTGCCCGGGCTTACGTATTGAAAACCTTCTCATCAAGCCAATCTGAACTGATGAAAAAAAGGGTTTCAAAATATATGATTAGCAAGATATGCCCGGTTTGTGCCGGCAAGCGGCTGAAAAAAGAAGCACTGTCTGTGAAATTCAAAGGCAGAGATATCGCAGAAACTTCCGGAATGACACTAGCTGAACTATCAAAGCTTTTTAGTGAACCTGCAAAGAATGAAAAGTTTGTAAAACCCCAGGAAAAACAACTGGTTATACAAAGAATATCTACAGATATACGCTCAAGAATCGGTGTTATGCTGGAGCTTGGTTTAGGCTATCTTACCCTTGACAGAAGTACCCCCACCCTTTCTCCCGGAGAACTACAAAGATTGCGTCTGTCAACTCAGGTACACTCCAATCTGTTCGGTGTGGTTTATGTTCTTGATGAGCCCTCGGCAGGTTTACACCCTGCAGATACCGAAGCTTTATTGCGTATCCTGGAGAAATTAAAAAGCGAAGGAAACAGCATTTTTGTCGTAGAACATGAAATAGAGGTAATCAAGCGCGCAGACTGGATTATTGATGTCGGACCGGGTGCAGGTGAGCAGGGCGGGCAGATCATCTACAGCGGAACAGTTGCAGGTTTGAAAAAAAATACGGCATCCCTTACCGGAAGATTTCTTTCAGGCACTTCCAGTAGCCCTGAACACAAGCCAAGAACATCCACCGGACAGCTTCAGGTTCGCGGAGCAACAAAGCACAACTTAAGGAATGTGGACGTCGACTTTCCTCTTGGCGTAATGACCTGTGTGACGGGAATTTCGGGTTCAGGAAAAAGCAGTTTGGTTAGCCAGGTACTTGTGGAGTTATTGTCAAAGCAACTGGGAATGAAAACCGAACTCCCGAGTGAACCCACAGGGGAAGGTCCTGTAGTCGACAGCTCACAGCCGGCTAGCGGAAAAATTATCGGCGGAGCCGGGCAAATAACCAGAATGGTTGTTGTCGATCAGCGCCCTATCGGCAGAACCCCCCGATCAAATCTTGCTACCTATACCGGGCTTTTCGACCACATACGCAAACGCTTTGCCAACACACTATCGGCCAAAAAAAGGCGGTATGACGCCGGGCGCTTTTCCTTCAACCTGGTTAAGGGCCGCTGTCCGAATTGCCAGGGTGAAGGCTTTGTGATGGTCGAACTGCTGTTTCTGCCGAGTGTATATACCCCCTGCCCGGCCTGCGGAGGTACCCGGTACAACCCCGAAACTTTAGAAGTTACCTATAAAGATAAAAATATTGCGCAGGTTTTGGAAATGACGGTTGAGGAAGCCTGCAACTTTTTCGACGAAGACCTCCAGATTTACCAGGCCCTGGATGTAGTACGGGAGGTTGGCCTTGGTTACCTCAGGCTGGGACAGTCCGCAACTGAACTATCTGGCGGGGAGGCGCAGCGCATTAAATTAGCAACAGAACTGCAAAAAAGTAATAAAGGCTCTTCCCTATACATCCTTGATGAACCCACAACCGGCCTCCATCCGTCAGATGTTGAGCGGCTGCTCCTGCAGCTAAACAGGCTCGTAGATAGCGGAAACACGGTAATTGTTGTGGAACATGATATGCAGTTAATTGCACAAAGCGATTGGGTAATTGATATCGGACCAGGGGCCGGACATTTTGGCGGAAAGGTGGTGTTTTCGGGACTTCCCGAAGCACTATGCAAAAACTCAGATAGTAAAACCGCTCCGTATCTGAAAGCCTATAAAAACCAGTAA
- a CDS encoding DNA/RNA non-specific endonuclease translates to MKALKKLSLLAILSLGLAACKKENQTEPGASVFEQKLNTKAVVANAQAVVSGFPESFESGTKSSYTTASVTLSSGSWTMNDALIGNLAADAKNGNQSVRIRNTGILGMNFDVSGADVVTIAHAKYGTDGNSTWQLWYSTNGGSSWQQTGSTITSSAASLSTVTFNTAISGNVRFQVRKISGGTNRINIDDFSISTGGGTTIPPTTTPGDNNNLLMGNPSNAVANISYPENYLMERTYYTSSYSKSRATPNWVSWHVSSSDLGSTSRQDDFRADNTLPSGWYQVSSSSYSGSGFDRGHNCPSADRTASVAANSSTFLMSNMMPQAPNNNQGPWADLENYARSLVTSGNEVYIICGSYGSGGTGSNGGITYTIDNGRVNVPSNTWKIIVVLANGNDDLNRITSSTRVISVNMPNTNGLNTNWKTYRTSVNAIESATGYNLLSNIPAAIQNALESQTDNL, encoded by the coding sequence ATGAAAGCATTAAAAAAATTAAGCTTACTGGCCATATTGTCCCTGGGCCTTGCTGCCTGTAAAAAAGAAAATCAAACCGAACCGGGAGCAAGTGTCTTTGAGCAAAAACTAAACACCAAAGCTGTTGTAGCAAACGCACAAGCTGTCGTTTCAGGTTTTCCGGAGTCTTTCGAATCAGGTACTAAAAGCAGTTACACTACTGCATCCGTAACCTTAAGCAGCGGAAGCTGGACCATGAACGACGCTTTAATTGGAAATCTGGCTGCTGATGCCAAAAACGGGAATCAGTCGGTAAGGATCCGCAATACCGGGATACTGGGCATGAACTTCGACGTAAGCGGCGCTGATGTTGTTACCATTGCACACGCCAAATATGGTACTGACGGCAATAGTACCTGGCAATTGTGGTATTCAACGAACGGAGGGTCGAGCTGGCAGCAAACCGGAAGCACCATCACCAGTAGTGCAGCCAGCTTATCAACTGTCACTTTTAATACGGCAATTTCCGGAAATGTGCGTTTTCAGGTTCGCAAAATCAGTGGCGGTACTAACCGCATCAATATCGATGATTTCAGCATTTCAACAGGTGGCGGAACTACAATACCTCCGACTACCACTCCGGGAGATAACAATAACCTTTTAATGGGTAACCCAAGTAATGCAGTTGCAAACATTTCTTATCCTGAAAATTATTTAATGGAGCGTACCTATTATACAAGTTCATATAGCAAAAGCAGGGCTACACCTAACTGGGTAAGCTGGCATGTCTCGTCTTCAGATCTGGGTTCAACCTCTCGCCAGGATGATTTCCGGGCTGATAATACTTTGCCTTCCGGCTGGTATCAGGTATCTAGCAGCAGTTACTCCGGCTCTGGTTTCGATCGTGGCCACAATTGTCCCTCTGCTGATAGAACAGCATCAGTAGCCGCCAACTCTTCTACTTTTTTAATGAGCAACATGATGCCACAGGCACCAAATAATAACCAGGGTCCATGGGCTGACCTTGAAAATTATGCCCGTTCACTGGTTACATCAGGAAATGAAGTTTACATCATCTGCGGTTCTTATGGTTCTGGCGGCACGGGTAGTAACGGAGGGATTACCTATACCATTGATAACGGTCGGGTTAATGTTCCATCCAATACCTGGAAAATAATTGTGGTATTGGCAAACGGTAATGACGATTTAAACCGGATTACTTCATCTACCCGCGTTATTTCGGTAAACATGCCTAATACGAACGGCTTAAATACCAACTGGAAAACATACCGCACAAGTGTTAATGCTATAGAATCAGCAACTGGTTATAATCTTCTATCTAACATTCCTGCTGCAATACAAAACGCATTGGAATCGCAAACCGATAATTTATAA